Proteins encoded by one window of Fibrobacter sp. UWR2:
- a CDS encoding adenine-specific methyltransferase EcoRI family protein, giving the protein MANNSQLHSAKSAKKDEFYTQLSDIEDELKHYKKHFKGKTVLCNCDDPRVSNFFHYFAYNFEHLGLKRLVTTCYKNQERDLFSQNNSERAIWLEYFGDKNGNRVPDPEEIGIHCFNGDGDFRSAECVELLKQADIVVTNPPFSLFREYVAQLMEYEKKFLIVGNQNAITYKEIFKLIKENEIWLGNHAGDMKFKVPDYYEPRETRFWIDETGQKWRSLGNACWFTNLDLSKRHEELVLYKKYSEDEYPHYDNFDAIEVNKTELIPEDFNGVMGVPITFLNKYNPDQFEIVKFRKGDDDKDLSINGKCPYFRILIRRRKEV; this is encoded by the coding sequence ATGGCGAACAATAGTCAATTGCATAGCGCAAAGAGTGCTAAGAAAGATGAGTTTTATACTCAACTTTCGGATATTGAAGACGAGTTGAAACATTACAAGAAACATTTTAAAGGCAAGACTGTCCTTTGTAACTGTGATGATCCTCGCGTATCGAATTTCTTCCATTATTTCGCCTATAATTTTGAACACTTGGGTTTGAAAAGGTTGGTAACTACCTGCTACAAGAACCAGGAGCGGGACCTGTTTAGCCAGAATAATTCTGAACGTGCAATTTGGCTGGAATATTTTGGCGATAAGAACGGCAATCGTGTTCCCGACCCTGAGGAAATTGGCATTCATTGTTTCAATGGCGATGGCGATTTTCGTAGTGCAGAATGCGTTGAACTCTTGAAGCAAGCCGATATAGTGGTGACGAATCCTCCGTTTAGTTTGTTTAGGGAATATGTGGCGCAGCTGATGGAATATGAGAAAAAATTTCTGATTGTTGGAAACCAAAATGCTATTACATATAAAGAAATATTCAAGTTGATAAAAGAAAATGAAATTTGGTTGGGAAATCATGCAGGTGATATGAAATTTAAGGTTCCCGACTACTATGAACCGCGAGAAACTCGTTTTTGGATTGACGAAACAGGTCAAAAATGGAGAAGCCTTGGTAATGCATGTTGGTTCACCAATCTTGATTTATCAAAGCGTCATGAAGAATTGGTTCTTTATAAAAAATATTCTGAAGATGAGTATCCCCATTATGATAATTTTGATGCTATTGAAGTAAATAAGACGGAATTAATCCCAGAAGATTTTAACGGAGTGATGGGTGTCCCCATAACATTTTTGAATAAATATAATCCGGACCAATTTGAAATAGTGAAATTCCGCAAGGGAGATGATGATAAGGATTTGTCCATAAATGGTAAATGCCCCTATTTTCGCATCCTCATCCGCCGTCGCAAGGAGGTCTAA
- a CDS encoding DUF262 domain-containing protein, protein MKIELKQIKIRDLVDGYENDDETGRVVAYGGKLDIRPPYQREFIYKDKQRDAVIETVRQGFPLNVMYWALREDGTFEVIDGQQRTISICQYVAGDFSYLFKHFHNLQKDEQEQILDYELMVYVCDGTDSEKLKWFETINIAGEELTKQELRNAVYAGPWLADAKRYFSKNGCLAQKIAADYLNGSAIRQDYLETALKWISKNSVDVYMAKHQHDVNANALQQYFRSVIDWIETTFKPTKERKKIMKGVEWGVLYDKYKDNIYDFKMIDNEVARLVKDDDVTNKRGIYPYVLTGDERYLSIRAFTENQKIKAYERQAGICPICKKHFEIPEMEADHIIPWSDGGLTIDVNCQMLCRNCNRRKNDK, encoded by the coding sequence ATGAAAATTGAACTCAAACAAATCAAGATCCGTGACCTTGTTGATGGTTACGAGAATGACGATGAAACGGGCCGTGTCGTGGCCTATGGAGGCAAACTCGATATTCGCCCGCCTTACCAGCGCGAGTTTATCTACAAGGATAAACAGCGCGACGCCGTGATTGAGACTGTTCGTCAGGGATTCCCGCTGAATGTGATGTATTGGGCTCTGCGCGAAGACGGTACCTTTGAAGTGATTGACGGACAACAACGTACGATTTCAATCTGCCAATATGTCGCAGGCGATTTTAGTTACCTATTCAAGCATTTCCATAACTTGCAAAAAGACGAACAGGAACAAATCCTGGATTATGAACTGATGGTCTATGTGTGCGATGGCACGGATAGCGAGAAACTCAAGTGGTTCGAGACCATCAACATCGCGGGCGAGGAACTCACCAAGCAAGAACTGCGAAATGCCGTATATGCCGGGCCTTGGCTTGCTGATGCAAAACGTTACTTCAGTAAAAATGGGTGCTTGGCTCAAAAAATCGCTGCGGACTACCTGAATGGTTCCGCTATCCGACAAGATTATCTAGAAACGGCTTTGAAGTGGATATCCAAGAATTCCGTGGATGTCTATATGGCTAAACATCAGCATGATGTGAACGCCAATGCTTTGCAACAGTATTTCCGTTCTGTAATTGACTGGATCGAGACTACATTCAAACCGACCAAAGAACGCAAGAAGATAATGAAGGGCGTGGAGTGGGGAGTGCTTTATGACAAATACAAGGACAACATCTACGATTTCAAGATGATTGACAACGAAGTTGCCCGGCTCGTCAAAGATGACGATGTGACCAACAAGAGAGGAATTTATCCGTACGTGTTGACGGGCGATGAACGCTACTTGTCTATCCGTGCGTTTACGGAAAACCAGAAAATAAAGGCTTACGAAAGGCAGGCGGGAATTTGCCCCATTTGTAAAAAGCACTTTGAAATTCCTGAAATGGAAGCCGACCATATTATACCATGGAGCGATGGCGGCTTGACCATTGATGTAAACTGCCAAATGCTTTGCAGGAACTGCAATAGAAGAAAAAACGACAAGTAA
- the cimA gene encoding citramalate synthase: MKVFLYDTTLRDGNQDRKISLSLADKLQIARILDHFGFDYIEGGWPNPSNPTDEEFFQKIKEVKLKHAKIAAFGSTRRPKVLPEKDPLLQALVKSGAPVKTIFGKSWDLHVTDVIRTTLEENLDMIESSVDYLKDHSEEVIYDAEHFFDGYKANPEYALETLKAAERGRADFIVLCDTNGGTMPWELEKIVKDVKKVVSTPIGIHVHNDAGLGVCNSLFAVKSGATMVQGVVNGYGERCGNANLTTIAADLHFKMGAKFFAAKKIARLRQLSSNVDQIVNLPSDVHAPYVGDAAFAHKGGAHIDGVMKVSRSFEHIDPHEVGNDRVFVTSDQAGGSLVVEKLKAIKPGIDKKDPVVGKLLTLIKERENAGWHFDSAEASFKLLVYRHLGMVQEPFKVLGYRVIEDKTPQGVSVSQATVKLQIGDKISHQVSEGDGPVNALDAALRKALLPFFPNMAKVKLDDYKVRVLGSKVASDATVRVWTTFGDEKGYWNVVGVSSNIIEASWMAFVDGLTYKILVDNKVIESAYKHIDVKSVAAAGQASAVKEEEPAPAKAKKLSARKVRNLADITRRKR; the protein is encoded by the coding sequence ATGAAAGTTTTTTTATACGACACGACCCTCCGCGACGGTAACCAAGACCGCAAGATAAGCCTTTCTCTCGCCGACAAGTTGCAGATTGCGCGAATTCTTGACCATTTCGGTTTTGACTACATCGAAGGGGGCTGGCCCAATCCGAGCAACCCGACCGACGAGGAATTCTTCCAGAAGATCAAGGAAGTCAAGCTGAAGCACGCGAAGATTGCGGCTTTCGGTTCTACGCGCCGCCCGAAGGTGCTGCCCGAGAAGGACCCGCTGCTGCAGGCGCTCGTGAAGTCGGGCGCCCCGGTCAAGACGATTTTTGGAAAGAGCTGGGATTTGCATGTCACGGACGTCATCCGCACGACGCTCGAGGAGAACCTCGACATGATCGAGTCTTCCGTCGACTACCTCAAGGACCATTCCGAGGAGGTGATTTACGATGCGGAACATTTCTTTGACGGCTACAAGGCGAACCCGGAATATGCTCTCGAGACGCTGAAGGCTGCTGAACGCGGCCGCGCGGATTTTATCGTGCTTTGCGATACGAACGGCGGCACGATGCCGTGGGAACTCGAGAAGATTGTGAAGGACGTGAAGAAGGTGGTTTCGACGCCTATCGGCATCCACGTGCATAACGACGCGGGCCTAGGCGTGTGCAACAGCCTGTTTGCCGTGAAGAGCGGCGCTACGATGGTGCAGGGCGTGGTGAACGGTTACGGCGAGCGTTGCGGAAACGCGAACCTCACGACCATCGCTGCCGACCTGCATTTCAAGATGGGCGCGAAGTTCTTTGCCGCCAAAAAGATTGCTAGGCTCCGCCAGCTGAGCAGCAACGTGGACCAGATTGTGAACCTGCCGAGCGACGTGCATGCCCCGTACGTGGGCGATGCGGCGTTTGCGCACAAGGGCGGTGCCCATATCGACGGCGTGATGAAGGTCAGCCGTAGTTTCGAGCATATCGACCCGCACGAAGTCGGCAACGACCGCGTGTTCGTCACGAGCGACCAGGCGGGTGGTTCCCTCGTCGTGGAAAAACTCAAGGCCATCAAGCCGGGCATCGATAAGAAGGACCCGGTGGTGGGCAAGCTGCTCACGCTCATCAAGGAACGCGAGAACGCCGGCTGGCATTTCGACAGCGCCGAGGCGAGCTTCAAGCTGCTCGTGTACCGCCACTTGGGCATGGTGCAGGAGCCGTTCAAGGTGCTGGGCTACCGCGTCATCGAAGACAAGACCCCGCAGGGCGTGTCCGTTTCGCAGGCGACCGTCAAGCTCCAGATTGGCGACAAGATCAGCCATCAGGTGAGCGAAGGCGACGGCCCGGTGAACGCTCTCGACGCGGCGCTGCGCAAGGCGTTGCTCCCGTTCTTCCCGAACATGGCGAAGGTCAAGCTCGACGACTACAAGGTGCGCGTGCTCGGGAGCAAGGTGGCTTCTGACGCTACCGTGCGCGTGTGGACGACGTTTGGCGACGAGAAGGGCTACTGGAACGTGGTCGGCGTCTCGAGCAATATCATCGAGGCGAGCTGGATGGCGTTTGTCGACGGGCTCACGTACAAGATTCTCGTGGACAACAAGGTCATCGAGAGCGCGTACAAGCATATCGACGTGAAGTCGGTTGCGGCTGCGGGGCAGGCAAGCGCCGTGAAGGAAGAGGAACCCGCTCCGGCGAAGGCCAAGAAGTTGAGTGCCCGCAAGGTGAGGAACCTTGCTGATATAACGAGACGTAAAAGATGA
- the hisD gene encoding histidinol dehydrogenase, with translation MIITKVTPKSAEIERICGREVAPSKEIHDKVMQILADIKKGGIAKATEYAQKFDGLKGKNIRVPVSAIAKSAAKCPKELQKALKQAIKNVRDFHKNQMEESWLMQGADGVVLGQRIRPMKRVGLYVPGGAGIYPSTVIMNAVPALVAGVEDIVVVTPIKGEINRAVAFVLQELGITEVYHIGGAQAIGLLAYGAKDAKGKTVVERVDKIVGPGNVFAAIAKKEVFGVVDIDMVAGPSEVLVMADNTCDPDFVAADLLSQAEHGSGFEAAICITDNMETAQMISACVDIQVENSPKRELLEKVLGNFGRILVVKDWFDGVEIANRIAPEHLEVMTSEAESMAAQIENAGAVFIGPWSSEPVGDYFAGPNHVLPTNGTGRFFSPLGVYDFLKRMSIIRYSEKAIKKNAKAIAAVATEEGFIHHAAAVLKRL, from the coding sequence ATGATTATTACGAAAGTCACTCCGAAATCTGCTGAAATTGAACGCATCTGCGGGCGCGAAGTCGCCCCGAGCAAGGAAATTCACGACAAGGTGATGCAGATCCTTGCCGACATCAAGAAGGGTGGCATCGCGAAGGCGACGGAATACGCCCAGAAGTTCGACGGTCTGAAGGGCAAGAACATCCGCGTGCCGGTTTCGGCCATCGCGAAGTCTGCCGCCAAGTGCCCGAAGGAACTCCAGAAGGCCCTGAAGCAGGCCATCAAGAACGTGCGCGACTTCCACAAGAACCAGATGGAAGAATCCTGGCTCATGCAGGGTGCCGACGGCGTCGTGCTCGGCCAGCGTATCCGCCCGATGAAGCGCGTGGGCCTCTACGTGCCGGGCGGTGCGGGCATCTACCCGAGCACCGTCATCATGAACGCGGTCCCGGCTCTCGTTGCCGGCGTGGAAGACATCGTGGTCGTGACCCCCATCAAGGGCGAAATCAACCGTGCTGTCGCATTCGTGCTGCAGGAACTCGGCATTACCGAAGTTTACCACATCGGCGGTGCTCAGGCGATTGGCCTGCTTGCCTACGGCGCGAAGGATGCGAAGGGCAAGACCGTCGTGGAACGCGTCGACAAGATTGTGGGCCCGGGCAACGTGTTTGCCGCTATCGCCAAGAAGGAAGTCTTCGGTGTCGTGGATATTGACATGGTGGCTGGCCCCAGCGAAGTGCTCGTGATGGCCGACAACACCTGCGATCCGGACTTTGTTGCGGCCGACCTTTTGAGCCAGGCGGAACACGGTTCCGGCTTCGAGGCGGCCATCTGCATTACTGACAACATGGAAACCGCCCAGATGATTAGCGCCTGCGTGGATATCCAGGTAGAAAATTCCCCGAAGCGTGAACTTCTCGAGAAGGTGCTTGGCAATTTCGGGCGCATCCTCGTGGTGAAGGACTGGTTCGACGGCGTGGAAATCGCGAACCGCATCGCTCCGGAACACTTGGAAGTGATGACCAGCGAAGCTGAATCCATGGCGGCGCAGATCGAGAACGCGGGTGCCGTGTTTATCGGCCCGTGGTCCAGTGAGCCGGTGGGTGACTACTTTGCGGGTCCGAACCACGTGCTGCCTACCAACGGCACGGGCCGCTTCTTCAGCCCGCTCGGCGTGTACGACTTCCTGAAGCGCATGAGCATCATCCGCTACAGCGAGAAAGCCATCAAGAAGAACGCGAAGGCCATTGCCGCCGTCGCTACTGAAGAAGGCTTTATTCACCACGCTGCCGCGGTTCTCAAGCGCCTCTAA